The Triticum aestivum cultivar Chinese Spring chromosome 5A, IWGSC CS RefSeq v2.1, whole genome shotgun sequence genomic sequence taagagataattattgtatatatgtagccggtagtgtcggatagatatacgagaacttgttgttcaaccaatctctcggagaaggagaggtgatcGATATCACTTCtttctgtatgcatatatgttcatgacgatcttctgtttccttcgtttgcttactagctagctagcgtgtctagtcctctctatacgtatgtatagtacgtagcgtcgaccaagcacggacataagagaggacacttctctctattaattatagctagctaacacaatatatgaaacacctaaattaacccccaacaccccccccccctcttaaaaaaaatcaaaaaccccagccacagaaatgctgacgtgtggatgcctattggtcccggttggtgccaccaaccgggaccaaagggtctcctgcctgggctccgcgcacaggccacgtggaggcccatcagtcccggttctggattgaaccgggactaaaggggcagggcattagtaccgaccctttagtcccggttcaggaaccgggacaacaggccctttttctaccagtgcttaCAGTGTTATGGATTGACAACACTAGCTCTCAATTACAGGCTTGATTTGAGTACAAGAATGGGAAGGAACTAGGGTTCGGAGGAAAAGGGGAAAGTGgtagccgtcgtcgtcgccgtgatCCACTGGATGGTTCTGCCTCTGAAGGCTGGGGCTTAAGTAGTCGCCGCGTGGGCCTGGACCGCTGTCACCAACTCCAGGCCCAACACTCGCTTGTTGGCCACGCATGCACGTTTGGGCCGTGCACCGTGGGCTGGGTCATCTTCAGGGACGCTGACATCCAGACCCTCCAAAGTCCAAACAAGCCGAGAGTTCTGCTCGTAGAGGCCCAGCGAGAGTTCATGCACGCCGAGAAGATGATGGAGCCTTTTCCGTCCCTGAGGGCCATACCTGCACCTGCTTCACCTGACTCCTGACAGAAGGACCCATCAACATCGAGCTTATCATTACAGGAGAAGCCTTCTGCCGGTTAGGACTAAGAGCAACATAAAGGACTCATTGATTTTTCTTTGTTCCTTCTTGATTTGATTGATGATGACATTCGGTCGGTGCTGCCATGAGTGCCATCGCCATGACTCTCCAGTCAAACATTCGCACTGCTACACTACACGTGTATGTATACTCGCATGTGTGTGCGCGTGATGAAGACACGCTAATGAAGACATGATCCAACAAAGCTACCCTCCAAAGCGATGGATCCATTGAACCGATGGATGAGCGCTAAGTCAAGGTCTCGTCACATCAAATCACTCCGATGAGTGCTAAGTCAGTCAAGGTCTTCGTTATAGTACTAATCACTTCAAGCATCGATCGGTCCTTCCTGGTTTGTTCCTTTGCCACCTTGGCCCATTTCTCTCTTTCTTCGCCTCGAGCCTTTGTAACAAGTTTTGTTTCTTTATATTATCCAGAACCTTGACGGCCTACTTGATCATACTCCCtcggtccggaaatacttgtcctcgaaatgattcgaggacaagtatttccggacggagggagtatcaaccaGTTCCGCCGGCGGCGGGGGTTCTCATCTTGATGCGCAGAGGTGACGGTGCGGGCCGAGGCGGCCTGGGCCTGGAAGCGGCGCTGCTGCGCGGCGGCATGTTGGAGCCGGTGGGCACCGACGTTGTAGTGTGACGGACGACGTGGCGGCGGGTCACGCTCGGGGGCAATGACGGCTGATGTGGCGGTGTGGACACTGCTTCCTCAAGCGGCACGCTGCGGCGGTTCACCTCTGTCATGTCCCTTGTCTGGTGGTGGTAGAGGTGCAACAGAGGAGGGCCAAGGATTAGGAGGGAGGGGGGGGTGGCGGCTAAGGGTGTCCTCCTCTGTTGTGGAGCTCAGCTTGTTTTGGTGGAGGCACATCAGTAGAGGTCGAGTTCTCCCTCCTCTTTGGCGGCGGTTGTGTGACAGGTGACACGCGTCTTTGTTGTTTGGTTGTATGTCGTCACGGAGGCATTGTGGGGGTGAAAACCCTTTTTGGTCATGTCAGGCCAACGATGGCGGCGTCTATGAGCGTTGTCTCCTTCAAGAAGACGTTGTCGTGATTCTTCGATGTCCTccgtgttgctccaggggaaacctGGATCCCTGGATTGGACGGTGGCGATGCTCCGGTGTCGTCCCCTTCCTGGATGCGCGGTCTTGGAATACACGGTCAGTCGTATGCAACTTCATCTCTTTGCGGTGACTCGCTTACGCTTGATAGCTCTAGAGACTTTTAAGTCATGCCCTTTTCTTTCTACCTGCTGTTTTGCTTGAAATAATAAGTGGTAGTGTAGTTGTTCTTCAACACCCTTGTATCTTATTTTTGAGTGCATGTGTTGTGGTGTTGAGTTGTACTTGTGGAGTTGTATAGTGGTCGATGCTTTAACTTCATATCTTGAAATTATAGAGCTCCACACGTGTGGAGTACGTATGGAATTGTATAGTGGCCGATGATTTATCTATAAAGCGGGCCACAAACCTTTTTCAGTATCATATCAATGTCATGGAATAACAGAAAAACACTGTGATCAAACGGTTGGCGGTTGGCGATGATCGCGGCTTTAGGACGCTAGTCCTTAAAGCACGTGCATGAGGACGACAAAAAATAATTCTTTTCTACGGCCTATTCCTCCTCGGCAATCGCCGTTTCACCTTTATCCATCATATTGCCGCAAGAAGACAAAGCGACATCTTTCTTCCCGTCCCTCCTTTCTTCTTCCGCCTTCATTCTCGTCGACCGCCACCATGTTTTTTAGCGCTCTTTTTCAAAGTCTACATATTTATATATGTTCCTACTCAAAACCATTCGTTCGATATCCTTTTTTTGGGGTTATTTGTATAGCTACCTTAATATTTGGAAGTGGTAACTCAATGCTAGAGTGCACTAGTAGCTAGCAGAAGTAATAGGGAGTCCACTCAATTAAGTTTGCCAACGAAATCAATCGGGTGGAAAGTGTGGGAATGTGTCCCCACAAATCCGGCAGCACGCACGCGTTTCCGTCGTGGCcacgactcccccccccccccccccgatgacaCCGACACGTGGGCCTGGAAGCGGCACTGATGCACGGCGGCGTGTTGGAGCCGGTGGGCACCGACGTTGTAGTGTGACGGGCGGCCTGACAGCGAGGCATGCTCGGGAGCAATGACCGCTGATGTGGCGGTGCCACCAGTTCTGCTTCCTCAAGTGGTGCGCGCTACAGCGGTTCACCTCTGCCATGTCCCTCGTCTGGTGGTGGTAGAGGTCAGTGGCGGGGGCAGGGGGTGCTGGCAGGGGCCAAGGCCCCCCCTATGCTCTCACAAATACATCTATATGTACTCCTAATCTTTCATTTTTCAGACAAAATTAGCTAGGTTTAGGTGATTTGGCCCCCTCTAACATTATATAACATGTTCTGGCCCTCTCTATATTTagtttctggctccgccactggtagAGGTGCAACAGAGGAGAGCCAAGGACGGGGCGGGTTGCGGGTGTCCTCCCTGTTGTGGAGCTCAGTTGGTTTTTGTGGAGGCGCATCAACAGAGGTCGACTTCTGCCTCCTCTTCAATGGTGGTTGTGTGACACGTGTCTTCGTGTCTGGTTGTACACTGCCACAAAGGCATTGCATGTGGGGGTGAAAAACCTTTTTGGTCCTGCCATGCCGACAATGGCGGCATCTATGAGCGTTGTTTCCTTTTTAAAGGTGTTGTCATGATACTTCAATGTCCTTcatgttgctccaggggaaacctGGATCCCTGGATCGGGTGGTGGCGTCACTCCGTTGTCGCCCTTTTCTTGGAAGTGCGGTCTTGGAGTACACGTCTAGTCGTATGCAGCTTCATCTCTTTGCGGTGACTCGCTTACGCTCGAGAGCTCCAGAGACTTTAAGTTGTGCCCTTTTTCTTTCTACCTGTTGTTTTGCTTGAAATAATAAGGGGTAGTGCAGTTGTTCTTCAACACCTTTGTATCTTATTTTTGAGTGCATGTGTTGTGGTTTTAGCTGGTTGTGGCTTTTTTGTTTTGGCCGCGTGTGGCATTGGTTTCTTTATGATATTTTGAGAATGCTCAAGGAGACTTTTGGACCTCTTTGATTTTTAATAAAATGGATGTGTGCATCAatgtgatgcagaggccgggggttatgCCTCCTTTTCTATAAAAAAATGTGTTGTGGTGTTGAGTTGTACTTATGGAGTTGTATAGTGATCGATGCTTTAGCTTCATATCTTGAAATTATATAGCTCCACGTGTGTGGAGTACACATGGAGTTGTATAGTGGCTGATGATTTATCTATAAAGCGGGTCACAAACTTTTTTGGGTATCATATCAATGTCATGGAATAACAGAGAAACACTACAATCAAACGGGTTGGCAATGACCGCGGCTTTAGAGCCTGAGAACATGTGCACAAAGACGACAAAAACTAATTCTTTCTACTACCTATTTCCCCTCGGCAATCGCCGTTTCACCTTTATCCCTCATGTTGCCGTGAGAAGACAAAAGCGACATCTTTCTTCCTGTCCCTCCTTTCTTCTTCCGCCTTCATTCTCGTCGACCGCCACTATGTTTTCAAGCGCTCTTTTTCAAAGTCTACATATTTATGTATGTTCTATTCAAAAACCATTCTTTCGATATCCTTTTCTTGAGGTTATTAGTATGCTAGCTAGTTTAATACAATTAATAATTAATTATCTGGAAGTAGTAGCTAGCAGAAGTAATATAGAGTCCACTCAATTAAGTTGCCAAGGAAATGGAGTGGAGAGGCGTGGGAATGTGCCCCCGCACGCGTTTCCGCAAGGAAGCCACCCAACCGACGTACCGCCGGCCGTATCCGCTCCGCTCCCCGTATAAATTGCCGCCGCCATCCGCAGCCAATCCGCCCGCAACCTCCCATGGATCGAATCCCCCCCAGCCCCCAAAACCCAGCGGAGCGAGCCACCGCCATGGACTCCTCCGACGACGAGTGGGTCGTCCTCTGCACCGACAACCCCGCCGACTCCTCGGACGACGACCGCGGCGTCCTCGCGCTccccgcctccacctcccccctctccctctcctcctccgacgacgacgaggacgacgacgacggcctGCGGTCGGCGGGGTCGGAGGAGGAGGACCCGTTCGAggtggacgaggacgaggacgcgtcGCCGGGGCAGCGGCTCACGCGGCCGCTCTCGGGCATGTTCCACCACACGCCCTCCGACTCGGTCGCCTACGCGGCCTTCGACCCCGTGCGCAGCGCCAAGCAGCTCATCCCGGACCCGGCCTTCTCCGCCTTCCCGGAGCGGGTCTCGGTGCTCGCCTCGTCGCGCGGCCTCGTCTGCCTCCGCGGCTGCGCCACCGGCTTCTACTACGTCGCCAACCCGCTCACCTTCCGCCGCGTGCGCCTCCCGTACCAGAACCGCGACCACCGCCTCGACGCCGACCCGGCCGTCGTCATCACCTTCGAGGACGACGAGGACGCCGCCGGCCAAGTCGGCCTCGGCGCCGGCTTCCGCCACTACCACGTCGTCGTCACCTACCAGGTCCACGACGGCGTCTGGGCCGTCGAGTCTTTCTCCACCCGCACCTGGGACTGGCGCGTCGGGGACGACATCTGCGCGCCCGAGACGGTCGTCGCGCAGTCCGGGGTCGGCGCGCGGGGACGCGCCTTCTTCCGCACCACCATCGGCCACATCCTCTGCTACACCCCGGAGACGGGCTGCGTCGACCTCATCCCCGCGCCCCAGGAGGTCGAGGACCGCAAGGACTGGGAGATCGGCGAGATGGAGGGCAACTTCAGCGTCGCCTGCGTCGACCAGGCCACCAAGGAGGTCGCCGTGCTCTACATGGTGCCCGGCGACGGCGCCGACCAGGTCACCTGGGCCTGGGCGGGCCAGTTCCACGCCAACAAGATGGGCTACCATGACAGGATGACCCTGCTCCGCTCCCAGGGCGCCGCTGAGGTGGTCATGTGGGATCCTCTCGAGCAGCTCGTGCTCGCCGTCGACTTCGATGGCAGGGTCACCCGCTCCATCGGCCCCCTCTCCGGCGGGATGTACTACTCGGATTTCATCCCCTACGTCAACTCATACGCCGACATCTACAGGTACTGCTCGGACCAAATTCTACTATGTTCTGCTGTATGAGTACACTTGCAGTTATTAGATCGGTTTAATTCAGAGATGCAGTTAGTATGTTTCTGAATTCTGATGTGAATGTCCACATCTGTAGAACTGTGCTCTGTGCATGACTAGTAGATCGATGGTGATATAATCATGCATATTGACTGGATATATACGCGTTGACTATTCCTGTAGTTTTCTGATGTGCATGTTCATTAGAATCCACTGGATCTTTACACGCCTAATTTTTCAAGTGTGGATATCTATTGTCTGCAGTGTTGTAGGTTTTTGATGTTGATACAATTTCTTTGGTAGACAAGCATAGAAATATGGATTACCATTCCTGAAACTTGAGCTTAACTCCCCTCTGTATGTGAAACACCTATGCATGACTAATTCTGCACAGCAACATGTCAGTTCTGTTCAATTCtgatttctgaatatttctgatgtGAAAGCATAACTAGATCAGTAGGACTCTGCATGACTAAATGCTGGTCGTGTATGATATCTGCATTCGTACTGTTTGGTGGTGTTGACTGTTTTCTGTAGTTACCTGAATTTTATGTTTATTTGGATATTATTGGATCTGTTAATCAGTGCCTACATGTTAGATTGGTTTGATTTTGAGATGCAGCGAGACTTTGATGTCTCTGCTTTCTTATGTGAAAGCATGTCTACATCAGTAGAACTTTGCATGACTGTTTTTGTAGATCGATGGTGGTATCAGCATGCATATTTTATTGACTAGATATATACGTGTTGACTGTTCGTCTGTTCCTTAGTTTTCTGATGTGCATGTTTATTTGGATCCACTGAACCTTTGCACGACTAATCTTTCAAGTTTGTATATACATTGTCAAGTTTTCTGAAAGTGTGAGTCCACAATATTGAGAAGTAATTAAGTTTCCTGTAGTTTTCTGATGTGAAAGTTTCCTGAAATTTGAGCTTTTCTGAACTAATTAAGAACTCAACTCTTTATATGAGTAGATATATGGTAATGTTTGCTGCTCAGCAACATGTCAGTTCTGTTTAATTTCTGATACCTTGATGTTTCTGGTGTGAAAGAATATCTGGATCAGTAGAACTCTGCATGACTAATTGCTGGTCGTTGGTGATATCTGCATGCTTACTGACTAGCAGTGTTGACTAAATAAGTGTTGATGTTTCTTTGATGTGCAAGTTTATTTGGATTCATTCGAACTTTGCACGACTAGCACTTAAGTTTGGATTTATATTATTGTCCTGTTGACAGTTGGACCATGGTCTTTAGGTTTCTTGTGTATCTGATGTGAAAGCATATCCGGACCCTTAGAATTTTCCATGAAAATTAGATCAATGGTGATATCAACAATTCCACATGCATATTGACTAGATATGTGTTTACTGTTCCTGTAATTTTCTCATCTGCAAGTTTCCTTGGATCCATAGAACCTCTGCACAGCTAATTTGTCATGTTTCTGATGCGAACCTGCATGTGAAATGATGCAAACCTAAAGTCAGTTGGATATGGCTAAATGGTGATTTTCAAGTTTGTTTGGATTCATTGCACCTTTGCATGACTAAATGTTAGGCTGATGCAATTTTGTTTGGTAAACAGCATGGAAATACGCACTAACTTACCTCAAAGTTGAGCTTGTCTTGACTCATGACTAGGTGTGTAATTAATAACTGAACGCGCTTTATGACTAGATGGTGATGCTAGACTAGACGTGTTGACGTATACTTGCTGTCAATTGGATCATGCTTCTTTATGTTTCATTGGTCAGCCTGTCCATTTGCTTGTGGAATGTGGGTCTTGACTCGAACTTGCTGTCAATTGGAATATTGGATCATGCTTCTTTAGGTTTGATTGGTTGGCCTGTCAATTTGCTTGTTGTCGTCGCTTTATATTAAAACTAGCTGATTAGGTTCCTCTTTTAACCTTAGTATGCTTTTTAGTTCTGTTTTGTCAAGCTGATATGGACAGTACTGTTTAGTTTTATACAATGGTTACCCAGAAAGTTGGCCTTTCTCTTTGCAAAAAATACATTGAACAGGGGCCTGTGCTGTTGAACATGTTTATGTAAGTTTGACAATgttattttttgtatttttcagCGAGGAGGAGGTGGGTTCTGTGTTCAAGACGAATGATGAAGCCGTGACGTACAAAGTTCCACAGGCATCCGTCAAAGCAGAAATTGATTCCAACTAAAATCTGTAAGCATCAGCACAGCACAACCTGCAAACATCTGGTTCTTTGTTTTTCACTTGCACAATGCCATCATCCTCTGTTGCTCCATGCTGACCTGTGTCCTCTGTTGTATCAGCTTCCAAGAAAGGAAAGGATTTgctgatgatggagaaggaataaTGAAGCTTCCAGATCTGTGCAGCATAAGGGAGAGCTATGTTCTCCCTTATTGCTACCTAGTAGGTGTTTTTGTCTGCCATGTACATACATAGTTGGTTAGATGCAGACTGCCCCCGTCTGTCTGTCGTGAATCAAGTTCTTAATTGCTGAATTGGAAATTATCATCTGGTGCCTGCGTGATGCGCCATTTTAGCAAATTCTGGATTTTTTTCTTGTTCCATTGATTAGCATTGTTTCGCTCAGTTGCTTGCATAATTGCTGTGTTGAAGTTTGGCTTGAGTTTGTGCTGTCTTTATTGCATGGTCTGAAATTGTATCTTGTCGATGCATTGTTCTGGATCCATTCTGCTTTGCGCTCCCGGTTTTCTGGTTGCAATCTTGTACTCTAAGTGAAGCTTTGTTGAAGAATATCAGTATGTACAAGTCCAGCACACGGAGTATGTACAAGTTGTATGTTCTGTCTATACTGCAAATTTCAATATGCTCTCCTTTCCTGTAGTACATCGTGGCTGCAACTATAAAGCCTCGAAATTCAGAAATGCAATGCATATGCTAATTTTCCTTAATCGGCCATAACAATTGGCCTAAGCCATACATACctatcagaacctacatacatacATGCACCCTGACTGAATCACCACTAGATACATGAACACTGAATTTTTGGGTTCTGCTCTGCTTTGATTTCCTCCATGCTGGCTTCGACCATGGCCTATCTGGCACATGGCATAAATTAGCACCTGCAAGCATACTTCCCATGGCTGTAAATAATACTCCTTCTGTAAACTAtataatataagaccttttagatcatattagtttacagaggtagTACAGAGCAGCAGTAACATCTGCACTTACTGACTAATCAAACTCTCACCCTTGCCCTCGAGATTGTTCCCATACGCAGCGCAATCTGCGTATGCTGCTGCATGTACAACCTGCTTCTAATTCCTTCATGTTGGTATTCCAATGCCgactgaagaagcatcgtgcctcTGCTTGTTCCTTCTTGCTTGGTCTTGGTCCTAAACTAAATACTTGCAAGCGATTACTGAATTTTCGTGTCATCTGCATTCCTGTACTCCATTCTGACAGAACTGAAAATTCTGAAATGGGATGCAGATAGTAATTTCTATCACAATTCAGATGCAACACATGGTACGACTCAGCTAGTATTTCGTCCACCGCCACCATTAGCCTAGCTTATACATAAATAACAATGCTATTGTTAATACATACTTTCTAAACTACAAACGCCATAAGGGAAAGAAGAAAGGATTTTATCTCTGTGATAAGTTGTTGAATGACTTCTTAAGAAGAGCAGTACTAGTAAGGAAACCTTGAAAACTTCTCCCCAGCAATTTCACCAAGTGTATTTCCTGCTCATCGGCCAAACAACAAACATGGCAGCATGAAACTATTTTTTTTCCTAATAAAAAAAGGAGGGGTACTTCAATTGTCAGTTCCTTCATATGAAAAACACGACAAAATACCTTCAGTTTATTTCAGCAGAGCAACACCAGAAGTAGTTCAAAAACACGACAAAATACCTTCAGTTTTTTCAGTTCCTTCATATGAGAAGCACGACAAAAATACCTTCAGTTTATACTTTATACCCTGGTGGCATTGCATCACAAGTTAAGGGCCAGCCAGGTTAGTACGTGCatagtactccttccgtcccaaaattAGTGACTCAaggtacaaagttgagtcattaattttgggacggagggagtatagggTAAGCTAGCGGAGGTTCGTTCCCCTACagttttcagttttttttttcgAACCATGATAGTTATCAGTTTACAGTTTGCACATCCGCATGCACAAAAAAGGCAATGCATAcacaagaagaaaaaaagagaaagaacaaCTCATTACAGATCCAGCCAGAACCCCTCCGGTGCTCGGTGCTCGAAGCAACGTAGGCCTCTGGCCTCCAAGCATCTATTGCCTGTCCGGTGGATCTCCGCCGAGCTTGCCTTCACCCTGCATCGGCCACCTGCTGAGCAAGATCCAACGTTGGTGAGTTCGTCCGGAAGGTGTTCGGGCTATTACGTACAAGCCCTTTTTTGTTTTACAATCAAATTTACATTGAGATTTGACATTCTGCACATCAAATTTGGATGTCAAATTGATTGATCCATTTTCTGTATCCAATTGCTGAGTGTTTGTGAATGATTAGACAATGAGTTTTTTTAATCTACTGGACAGTGAGTTCTTACGACATAATACATGTAACTATGGTATGTGAGCAATTGAGCTACAGACTTGTTTCAAGAATTCGTCCGGTTGACCAGTTAACTTGTCGATTAATCCCTACTTGTaaggtcaccgagtagccgataaactgataaatcgtccgatcaattgattaaatggccgattaacttgccaattagcctattaatcccctactcaccagccaaccAAGCGTTAACGATTGTCCGCCATCACCGCAAATGCGGTCAAAAATCTTACTCCTGTTGTGGAGGTGCTGGCACCTGAGAGATGACATGTTACGACACAACGGCAAAGAATCTATCTTGGGCTCTGTACAATTCCTAAAGAAATACGCCGAGGAATTAGTTACAGCGGCAATGGCTGATAATGTGCCCAGGATTGGAGAGGCCGATAATACATGCTGCATACGGGGACAAAGCATGACGCAGCTTTCCAAGCCGATTCAGGCGAATCCGCTGCTGGAGCAGCCGCCAGGGACAGCTTTCCAAGCCGATTCAGGCGATTCTGTCCTGAGATTTCTGTAGAAGCGCTAACTGAATTTCGGTGTGCTCTGCTTGGCATCCTGAAATTCAGAAATTGGGATGCATATAACCTCTCCTCGACGCCACCCAGAAATTCCCATGGAACTCAGAAGAACATGGAACATGGTTACAATTGAGTTCTTTCACCATAACCATTATCCAAGCCATCCAAGAGAAAAAGACTGCATACTTACTACATCTACCCTGGCTAACATGGAAGGAAATTCAGAAATGACAGTGCTCCCCGTTGATGAAACACATAACCACAGGTCGCTCCAGCCACAGCAGCTCTTCACCGTAAACCATCAGCACCTAGACACGATCCCAAGCCATCAAACGCCGGTGGATCCGAACCCGCCCTCGCCCCTgacggtggcgtcgaggtcgtCCACCTCGGCGACGTCCGGCGTGGCGATCCTCTCGACGACCAGCTGCGCGACGCGGTCCCCGGGCTTCACGGCGAAGTCGGCGTCCGAGTGGTTGAAGAGGACGACGCCGACGGGGCCCCGGTAGTCGGCGTCCACCACGCCCGCGCCCACGTCGATCGAGTGCTTCCACGCCAGCCCCGACCGCGGCGCTGCAGCAGCAGGAATTCCGTCGAACACGTTAAGGGCACGGCAGATGCGAGGCGGCGGGGATCGTCAAACAGGAGGGTGAGGGGAAGGGGCGCGTACCGATGCGCGCGTAGGTGCCGTGCGGGACGGCGACGCTGAGGTCGGTGGCGACGAGCGCCTTGCCGCGCGCCGGCACCACGGCCTCCACCGCGCTGGAGAGGTCGTAGCCGGCTGCCAGCGCGGAGCCGCGGGAGGGCAGCACGGCGTTGGCCGACAGCTTCTTCACCTTGAGCAAcagcggcgccggcgagggggcCGCCGCCGCCTTGGGCTGTTCCTGGACGGGGTCCGCGGCGGCGGTACCGTTGGTGGCGGCCATCGTCGTCGCTGCGGCGGTGAGGGTTCTTgatgggaggaagaggaggcggcgggAGATGGGGTCGGGGTGGGGTGCGAGGTGGAGGGGAGCGCGCCTGGTAAATAGGGGTAGCGGGGAGCGGAGGAGGCGGGAACGGGTGGCGCCAACGCCGAGCATTCCCGCCATTGAGTTTGAGCGGAGGAGACGGGAACGGGTGACCGACTTTGGGCATCTTCAAGATCCCTCAAACCGCCCCTAGGACTTGTCTGGATGCGCGACGCAAACCGGACGCAAACAGAGGGAGGGCTTTGCAGAAGTTTAGACCGCCGTCACGTATAACTCCGACGACAACAACGCTTTTGCTGCAACCACGGACGGTGATGGCCTTGACCGTCTCTGGTGAATGTCGGGAGAGTCCATGGTGTCACGAGGCAGAAGGAGCGCATGACACGGTGTTGCGAATCTGTGATGTCGGAGTTTCAACCGGCAATGCCGGGGTGCGGGGGAAGGGGGTATGATGTTGCAACCCATCGCCGGAGATGTGGGGGAAGGCCGGTCATGAGCTACATTGGTGCATACAGGACGTTGCGGCCCATCGTCGGAGATGCTGCAACTGTGTATGCTAGGACCTACAACCGCATACGCTGGGGAGTTGCAACCAGCGACATCGAAGCTGCTAGATGCTACAAGAGATGATACTACGAAGGGCATGAGATGGGGGTGACGTGACATGCCGAAGCTAAGGACCACCGCGTG encodes the following:
- the LOC123102014 gene encoding uncharacterized protein — protein: MDRIPPSPQNPAERATAMDSSDDEWVVLCTDNPADSSDDDRGVLALPASTSPLSLSSSDDDEDDDDGLRSAGSEEEDPFEVDEDEDASPGQRLTRPLSGMFHHTPSDSVAYAAFDPVRSAKQLIPDPAFSAFPERVSVLASSRGLVCLRGCATGFYYVANPLTFRRVRLPYQNRDHRLDADPAVVITFEDDEDAAGQVGLGAGFRHYHVVVTYQVHDGVWAVESFSTRTWDWRVGDDICAPETVVAQSGVGARGRAFFRTTIGHILCYTPETGCVDLIPAPQEVEDRKDWEIGEMEGNFSVACVDQATKEVAVLYMVPGDGADQVTWAWAGQFHANKMGYHDRMTLLRSQGAAEVVMWDPLEQLVLAVDFDGRVTRSIGPLSGGMYYSDFIPYVNSYADIYSEEEVGSVFKTNDEAVTYKVPQASVKAEIDSN
- the LOC123106345 gene encoding deoxyuridine 5'-triphosphate nucleotidohydrolase; translated protein: MAGMLGVGATRSRLLRSPLPLFTRRAPLHLAPHPDPISRRLLFLPSRTLTAAATTMAATNGTAAADPVQEQPKAAAAPSPAPLLLKVKKLSANAVLPSRGSALAAGYDLSSAVEAVVPARGKALVATDLSVAVPHGTYARIAPRSGLAWKHSIDVGAGVVDADYRGPVGVVLFNHSDADFAVKPGDRVAQLVVERIATPDVAEVDDLDATVRGEGGFGSTGV